The Glycine max cultivar Williams 82 chromosome 12, Glycine_max_v4.0, whole genome shotgun sequence genome window below encodes:
- the LOC102668964 gene encoding uncharacterized protein, with translation MNGHVPGNLPVLDGKNWSKWSVQMRALFGFQDVYEVVQNEIEEPTASTPDAQRQVLKDLKKKDCKALFFLHQCVDSAHFEKIATATTSKEAWDILAKACSGDGRLKKVKLNTLKRQYELLQMEDNERICDYFTRLFIIVNQMQEYGERFKDQDLVEKVMRTLTPQFDGRVAAIEEARDLSEIKIEQLQASLEAYDLKMNGRSPARLQDQALYASKQKQEKGKHVQAIRLENEDARKKKKKYIRNEAHMAQAKQAKQESDSDSEVEAIVLMTTICNFSNNGDAETWYLDTGCSNHMTCNLNWLVNLGNSRRCTIKFADNSTVKSMGVGNVAFKRSDGSLAIIEKVMYVPDMRYNLMSLGQLLEKGFSAS, from the exons ATGAATGGCCATGTACCTGGAAATTTACCAGTTCTTGATGGGAAAAACTGGTCCAAATGGAGTGTGCAGATGAGAGCCCTCTTTGGTTTTCAGGATGTCTATGAGGTGGTTCAGAATGAGATTGAAGAGCCTACAGCCAGCACACCAGATGCTCAAAGACAAGTTTTGAAGGATTTGAAGAAGAAAGACTGTAAGGCACTTTTTTTCTTGCATCAATGTGTTGACTCTGcacattttgaaaaaattgcaaCTGCCACAACTTCGAAGGAGGCATGGGATATCCTAGCAAAAGCCTGTTCTGGTGATGGCAGGTTGAAGAAAGTGAAGCTAAACACTTTGAAGAGACAATATGAGCTACTCCAGATGGAAGACAATGAGAGGATCTGTGATTACTTCACAAGATTGTTCATAATTGTGAATCAAATGCAAGAATATGGTGagagattcaaggatcaagattTGGTAGAAAAGGTGATGAGAACTCTAACCCCTCAATTTGATGGGAGAGTTGCTGCTATCGAAGAGGCAAGGGACCTGTCTGAGATTAAAATCGAGCAGTTGCAAGCCTCTCTAGAAGCATATGATCTGAAGATGAATGGGAGGAGCCCAGCAAGATTGCAAGATCAGGCCTTGTATGCTTCGAAACAGAAGCAAG AAAAAGGGAAGCATGTTCAGGCAATAAGGCTGGAAAATGAAG AtgcaagaaagaagaagaagaaatacatCAGAAATGAGGCTCACATGGCACAAGCAAAACAAGCAAAACAGGAAAGTGATAGTGATTCAGAGGTGGAAGCAATTGTGTTGATGACAACAATCTGCAATTTCAGCAACAATGGTGATGCAGAAACATGGTATTTGGACACTGGATGTTCAAATCACATGACCTGTAATCTGAATTGGCTTGTGAATCTTGGTAATAGCAGGAGGTGCACCATAAAATTTGCAGATAACAGTACTGTGAAGAGCATGGGAGTTGGAAATGTTGCTTTCAAAAGGAGTGATGGAAGTCTAGCAATAATAGAAAAAGTGATGTATGTGCCAGATATGAGGTATAATCTGATGAGTTTGGGTCAGCTTCTTGAAAAGGGTTTCTCAGCATCCTGA